The DNA window ACAAGACCAGGGCCTCGGCCAGGGTCGTGGTCCCGGCCAGATTGACCGCCGCAATGCCCGCGGACTTGATGATACGGTCACAGGGCTCCTTGTCCCTTTGGGAACCGGAAAAAACAACCTGGACTCCCGTGCCGGCTGCCCGGCGCGCCAGATCGATCCAATTCGCCTCGGGCCATTGCTTGCGTTTCCAATTACCGCCGGTATTAAGAACAAGGTACCCGACATTGTTCGCCAAACCCTTGGGCCAGGCATCACCGACGGTCAACGCGCAACAGCGGTCCTCAACACGCAGGCCGTGATCCTCAAGCACCTTCAAATACGCGTCCGAACGGTGAATGTCATCGCCGGGAAACGCAACGGGATGGGTCAAGAGCCGCGGCGCTTTTGAATAACCGACGCGTTGAGGGATGCCGGCCAGATAAACCATCAGCGCGCGGGTGAAGGAGCGATGCAAAAGAAAGGCTACGTCAAAACGCCGTCCGCGCAGTTGAGCGATCAGGCCAACCAGCCCCCACGGCGTGCGGTGCCGCCCTTTCTCGTCGTAAACGATGATCTCGTCCACGTCCGGACAATGCGTCAAGACCTCCTGGACCCTCGGCACGCACAAACAACAAACGCGCGCACCGGGAAAATTGGCTTTCAACGCCTTAAAGACCGGCGTTGAAAAAATGGCATCCCCGAGCCAATTGACATTAACGACAAGTATATTTTTCATAAATCGCTACCGTTCCCTCGACCATACGCT is part of the Candidatus Omnitrophota bacterium genome and encodes:
- a CDS encoding glycosyltransferase family 9 protein, with the translated sequence MKNILVVNVNWLGDAIFSTPVFKALKANFPGARVCCLCVPRVQEVLTHCPDVDEIIVYDEKGRHRTPWGLVGLIAQLRGRRFDVAFLLHRSFTRALMVYLAGIPQRVGYSKAPRLLTHPVAFPGDDIHRSDAYLKVLEDHGLRVEDRCCALTVGDAWPKGLANNVGYLVLNTGGNWKRKQWPEANWIDLARRAAGTGVQVVFSGSQRDKEPCDRIIKSAGIAAVNLAGTTTLAEALVLFKNAKAVVSCDTGPLHLANSVGAPVVALFGPTRPQITGPRGKRGKAAVVFRDVGCNKAPCYHLSCADHVCMNSVTVDDVWKALGTIFS